The following coding sequences lie in one Lolium perenne isolate Kyuss_39 chromosome 2, Kyuss_2.0, whole genome shotgun sequence genomic window:
- the LOC127336858 gene encoding vacuolar cation/proton exchanger 3 — translation MMENHQIEMGAIKANGLEVPNGGLRSSVMPSWSLHKPVGRVLQSIRTVIFTSKLNLLMPFGPATIVLYYTTNWHGMIFLFSMLGITPLAERLGYATEQLAIYTGPTLGGLLNATFGNATEMIIAIYALKNGMIRIVQQSLLGSILSNMLLVVGCAFFAGGIVHRNKDQVFSKANAVVNSGLLLMAVMGLMFPAVLHFTHSEVQQGASEVALSRFSSCIMLVAYASYLYFQLSGRNNSYTQLGNEEMPNEDATEEDEEIELSMWEAITWLAVLTIWISVLSEYLVNAIEGASDSLNLPVAFISVILLPIVGNAAEHASAIMFAMKDKLDITIGVAIGSSTQISMFVIPFCVVVGWMMGQKMDLNFQLFETATLFITVLVVAFLLQDGIANYLKGFMLILCYLIVAASFFVHVDPQSSDDD, via the exons ATGATGGAGAATCATCAAATCGAGATGGGGGCAATCAAGGCGAACGGTCTGGAGGTGCCAAATGGCGGTCTTCGGTCAAGCGTGATGCCGTCCTGGAGCTTGCACAAGCCTGTGGGCAGAGTATTGCAGAGCATCAGGACCGTCATTTTCACGTCCAAGCTCAACTTGCTGATGCCGTTTGGGCCTGCAACCATTGTTCTGTACTACACTACGAATTGGCAT GGAATGATTTTCCTATTCAGCATGCTAGGAATTACACCGCTAGCTGAGCGGTTGGGTTATGCAACTGA GCAGCTCGCCATATACACTGGACCAACAC TTGGAGGCCTTCTGAATGCTACGTTTGGAAATGCGACAGAAATGATCATAGCAATATATGCTTTGAAAAATGGAATGATCCGAATAGTTCAGCAATCACTATTGGGTTCTATATTATCGAATATGCTATTGGTAGTCGGCTGTGCTTTCTTTGCTGGTGGTATTGTTCATCGCAATAAAGACCAAGTCTTCAGCAAG GCAAATGCTGTTGTTAACTCAGGTTTACTGTTGATGGCTGTTATGGGACTGATGTTTCCTGCTGTCCTTCATTTCACACATTCAGAAGTGCAGCAAGGAGCTTCTGAGGTTGCTCTTTCAAGGTTCAGTAGTTGTATTATGCTTGTGGCATATGCAAGCTATCTTTATTTTCAACTAAGTGGACGGAACAACAGTTACACTCAACTTGGCAAT GAAGAAATGCCCAATGAGGATGCCACCGAGGAAGATGAAGAGATAGAGCTTAGCATGTGGGAGGCTATTACATGGCTTGCAGTGTTAACGATATGGATTTCTGTCCTTTCTGAGTACCTGGTTAATGCCATTGAG GGAGCATCAGATTCATTGAACCTACCGGTGGCTTTTATCAGTGTGATTTTGCTTCCTATCGTGGGCAATGCAGCTGAACATGCTAGCGCAATAATGTTTGCCATGAAAGATAAGCTT GACATAACGATAGGTGTTGCAATTGGATCATCAACGCAGATATCAATGTTTGTG ATTCCATTTTGTGTTGTCGTTGGTTGGATGATGGGGCAGAAGATGGACTTGAATTTTCAACTGTTTGAGACAGCAACTCTCTTCATAACAGTGCTTGTCGTGGCATTTCTGCTTCAG GATGGCATCGCGAACTATTTGAAAGGATTTATGCTGATTCTGTGTTATCTAATAGTTGCTGCAAGTTTCTTTGTTCATGTTGATCCACAATCAA GCGATGATGATTGA
- the LOC127336859 gene encoding protein FATTY ACID EXPORT 7-like, with protein MALATTPLLAPLALAPAPIRASQCSLLFLRAGPRAPALLSLRSPRLLAAKEPDLGGGGSEGGSGGSGSGGPQGGGEGEGDEEEEKMGEGLSMSQKLTLAYAALVGAGGVMGYMKSGSQKSLAAGGISALLLFFVHTQLPVRPVFASSIGLGISAALLTVMGSRFKKSGKIFPAGVVSLLSFVMVGGYFHGILRSSHV; from the exons atggccctcgccacgACCCCGCTGCTCGCGCCGCTCGCCCTCGCCCCGGCCCCGATCCGCGCCTCCCAGTGCTCCCTCCTCTTCCTGCGCGCCGGCCCTCGCGCCCCCGCCCTCCTCTCGCTCCGCTCCCCGCGCCTCCTCGCCGCCAAGGAGCCCGAcctcggcggcggcggatcggaaGGCGGCAGCGGGGGATCTGGGAGCGGGGGCCCGCAGGGGGGTGGAGAGGGGGAaggggacgaggaggaggagaagatggGGGAGGGGCTCTCCATGTCGCAGAAGCTCACCCTCGCCTACGCCGCGCTCGTCGGAG CTGGTGGGGTAATGGGGTACATGAAGAGTGGAAGCCAGAAGTCATTGGCTGCAGGAGGCATATCAGCCCTGCTGTTGTTCTTTGTCCATACTCAACTCCCAGTGAGACCTGTCTTTGCATCGTCGATCGGGTTAG GTATATCGGCTGCATTGCTGACAGTCATGGGATCTCGCTTCAAGAAGTCCGGGAAGATATTCCCAGCGGGTGTCGTGTCCCTTCTTTCCTTTGTCATGGTCGGCGGCTACTTCCATGGGATCTTGCGCAGCTCACATGTGTGA